The following proteins come from a genomic window of Vicinamibacterales bacterium:
- a CDS encoding sodium:solute symporter family protein, translating to MVAAAVVFAYLALVLSIGVFAGRPKSDGGGAAEDYFLAGRSIGPVVFLLSLFGTNMTAFSILGASGHAFANGIVTYGLMASSSALVIPVGLFVIGTRLWALGKRHGFMTPVQMFRDRWECGHIGTVIFAVQAVLLVPYIVIAVMGGGTTLRAVSGGVVPYWLGGAIVSLVVMGYVFFGGMRGTAWVNTFQTILFLSFGAIAVGVIARGMGGFGNAIESLLASAATAPLLTRERVSPLYFFSYTFIPLSSLAFPHIGIFCLTAKRLSHFRRTVVLYPLCMLAIWLPSVFLGVAANSARDLPAIERKLEARAALNAPGAQITPERRAELRAAASGDDVILRLVEGYAPLWLAAILGAAVMAAVMASDSQILALSTMFTEDVFAFYGGQTRFGPAVQVQTGRIFVIVLTVVAYSIALTAPQSIFDIASQYAFAGYSSLAPLLVAALFWKQSTRWGALAVALWTAAAVGGIALLQATVPAPAPGTAVTVWAVGGVDVITRIAAGTTVLGFLPVVPMTIVSALLMFVVSRATAGALPSRATLAKYEV from the coding sequence ATGGTTGCCGCGGCGGTCGTCTTCGCCTACCTCGCGCTGGTGCTGTCGATCGGCGTGTTCGCCGGGCGGCCGAAGTCGGACGGCGGCGGCGCGGCCGAGGACTACTTCCTCGCCGGGCGATCGATCGGCCCGGTCGTGTTCCTGCTGTCGCTCTTCGGCACGAACATGACCGCGTTCTCGATTCTGGGCGCGTCGGGCCACGCCTTCGCCAACGGCATCGTCACCTACGGCCTGATGGCCTCGTCATCGGCCCTGGTGATCCCGGTCGGCCTGTTCGTGATCGGCACGCGGCTGTGGGCGCTCGGCAAGCGCCACGGCTTCATGACCCCGGTGCAGATGTTCCGCGATCGCTGGGAGTGCGGCCACATCGGCACGGTGATCTTCGCCGTGCAGGCGGTGCTGCTCGTGCCGTACATCGTGATCGCGGTGATGGGCGGCGGGACGACGCTCCGGGCGGTGAGCGGCGGGGTGGTGCCGTACTGGCTCGGCGGCGCGATCGTGTCGCTGGTGGTGATGGGCTATGTGTTCTTCGGCGGGATGCGCGGCACCGCGTGGGTGAACACGTTTCAGACGATCCTGTTCCTCTCGTTCGGCGCGATTGCCGTCGGCGTCATCGCGCGCGGGATGGGCGGCTTCGGCAACGCGATCGAATCGCTGCTCGCCTCCGCCGCGACGGCGCCGCTGCTGACCCGCGAGCGGGTTTCCCCGCTGTATTTCTTCAGCTACACCTTCATCCCGCTTTCGTCGCTGGCCTTTCCCCACATCGGGATCTTCTGTCTGACCGCGAAACGCCTGTCGCATTTCCGCCGCACCGTGGTGCTGTATCCGTTGTGCATGCTCGCGATCTGGCTTCCGTCGGTGTTCCTCGGCGTGGCGGCGAACAGCGCGCGCGATCTGCCGGCGATCGAGCGCAAGCTCGAGGCGCGCGCGGCGCTGAACGCGCCCGGCGCGCAGATCACGCCGGAGCGCCGCGCCGAGCTGCGCGCCGCCGCGAGCGGTGACGACGTGATCCTGAGGCTGGTGGAGGGCTACGCGCCGCTGTGGCTGGCGGCGATTCTCGGCGCCGCCGTGATGGCGGCGGTGATGGCGAGCGATTCGCAGATTCTCGCGCTCTCGACCATGTTCACGGAGGACGTGTTCGCCTTCTACGGCGGGCAGACGCGGTTCGGCCCGGCGGTGCAGGTGCAGACCGGCCGGATCTTCGTGATCGTCCTGACCGTGGTCGCGTATAGCATCGCCCTGACCGCGCCGCAGTCGATTTTCGACATCGCCAGCCAGTACGCGTTCGCCGGCTACTCCTCGCTCGCGCCGCTGCTCGTCGCCGCGCTGTTCTGGAAGCAGAGCACCCGGTGGGGCGCGCTGGCGGTGGCGCTGTGGACGGCGGCGGCGGTGGGCGGGATCGCGCTGCTCCAGGCGACCGTGCCGGCCCCGGCGCCGGGGACGGCTGTAACGGTGTGGGCGGTCGGCGGCGTAGATGTCATCACGCGGATTGCGGCAGGCACCACGGTCCTGGGCTTCCTTCCGGTCGTGCCGATGACGATCGTCTCGGCGCTGCTGATGTTCGTCGTATCGCGGGCCACGGCGGGGGCGCTGCCCTCCCGCGCCACGCTCGCGAAGTACGAGGTATAG